A window from Bordetella petrii encodes these proteins:
- a CDS encoding SURF1 family protein — protein sequence MNSPPSTHSSPPPRRTARIVFLAVLALVLFAVFCSLGVWQVQRRAWKLELISQVDQRVHRPATPAPGPAQWPALSRGGDEYRHVQATGTPRYDQETLVQATTDYGSGYWVMTPLQLRGGGTVLVNRGFVLPAWRKRAGPDHPAGEISVAGLLRMSEPDLRFLRHNDPARNIWYSRDTGAIAAARGLGEVAPYFIDVEKGPGQAPDPAVAPVPGLTVVNFRNSHLSYAITWFALAAMVIVGAVIAVRVVRRERDDT from the coding sequence TTGAATTCCCCGCCGTCCACGCATTCTTCCCCGCCGCCGCGCCGCACCGCCAGGATCGTTTTCCTGGCCGTGCTGGCGCTCGTCCTGTTTGCCGTATTCTGCTCGCTGGGCGTATGGCAGGTGCAGCGCCGCGCCTGGAAACTGGAACTGATTTCGCAGGTCGACCAGCGCGTGCACCGGCCCGCCACCCCGGCCCCGGGGCCGGCCCAATGGCCGGCCCTGAGCCGCGGCGGCGACGAATACCGCCATGTGCAGGCCACCGGCACGCCGCGCTACGACCAGGAAACCCTGGTGCAGGCCACCACCGACTACGGCAGCGGCTATTGGGTCATGACGCCGCTGCAGCTGCGCGGCGGCGGCACAGTGCTGGTCAACCGCGGCTTCGTGCTGCCGGCCTGGCGCAAGCGGGCCGGCCCCGACCATCCGGCCGGCGAAATCAGCGTGGCCGGCCTGCTGCGCATGTCTGAACCCGACCTGCGCTTCCTGCGCCACAACGACCCGGCCCGCAACATCTGGTATTCGCGCGATACCGGCGCCATCGCGGCGGCGCGCGGCCTGGGCGAGGTCGCCCCCTACTTCATCGACGTGGAAAAAGGGCCCGGCCAGGCGCCCGACCCCGCCGTGGCCCCGGTGCCGGGCCTGACGGTGGTCAACTTTCGGAACAGCCATCTGTCTTATGCCATCACCTGGTTCGCGCTGGCCGCGATGGTGATCGTGGGCGCGGTCATCGCGGTGCGCGTCGTGCGGCGCGAGCGCGACGACACATAA
- the cyoD gene encoding cytochrome o ubiquinol oxidase subunit IV, with the protein MSTPATANNGHDHEEDPLAHASLHGYLLGFALAAILTAVPFFIVMANVFSSSRVTGLVILAIAIVQIVVHVIYFLHVDFQSEGGWNLLSIVFTLVLVVIALSGSIWIMYHLDHNMMPMSLHDMRNIP; encoded by the coding sequence ATGAGCACCCCGGCAACCGCCAACAACGGCCACGACCACGAAGAAGACCCCCTGGCCCACGCCTCGCTGCATGGCTATCTGCTGGGCTTCGCCCTGGCGGCCATCCTGACCGCCGTGCCCTTCTTCATTGTGATGGCCAATGTCTTTTCCAGCTCACGGGTAACCGGGCTGGTGATCCTGGCTATCGCCATTGTCCAGATCGTGGTCCACGTCATCTATTTCCTGCACGTCGACTTCCAGTCCGAAGGCGGCTGGAACCTGCTTTCCATTGTGTTCACGCTGGTGCTGGTGGTCATCGCGCTCAGCGGGTCGATCTGGATCATGTACCATCTGGATCACAACATGATGCCCATGTCGCTGCACGACATGCGAAACATTCCTTGA
- the cyoC gene encoding cytochrome o ubiquinol oxidase subunit III, with amino-acid sequence MPEHTATLPGDAGRQFYLTEEHHAKNGTLLGFWVYVMSDCLIFACLFATYGVLGRNYNGGPTGADLFDLPLVALNTSLLLLSSITYGFALLQGRKGRVGSLLGWLAVTGLLGAGFLGLEIYEFTHLISEGAGPQRSAFLSAFFTLVGTHGLHVTFGIVWLVVLMVQIGMHGLIIPNKRRLMCLSMFWHFLDVVWIGVFTVVYLMGVLP; translated from the coding sequence ATGCCTGAACACACCGCTACCCTGCCGGGCGACGCCGGTCGCCAGTTCTACCTGACCGAAGAGCATCACGCAAAGAACGGCACCCTGCTGGGCTTCTGGGTGTACGTGATGAGCGACTGCCTGATCTTCGCCTGCCTGTTCGCCACCTACGGCGTGCTGGGCCGCAACTACAATGGCGGCCCGACCGGCGCCGATCTCTTCGACCTGCCGCTGGTGGCGCTGAACACTTCGCTGCTGCTGCTCTCTTCCATTACCTACGGCTTTGCGCTGCTGCAGGGCCGCAAGGGCCGGGTCGGCTCGCTGCTGGGCTGGCTGGCGGTCACGGGCCTGCTGGGCGCCGGCTTCCTGGGCCTGGAAATCTATGAGTTCACCCACCTGATCTCCGAAGGGGCCGGCCCGCAGCGCAGCGCCTTTCTGTCGGCGTTCTTCACGCTGGTCGGCACCCACGGGCTGCACGTCACGTTCGGCATCGTCTGGCTGGTGGTGCTGATGGTGCAGATCGGCATGCACGGCCTGATCATCCCGAACAAGCGCCGCCTGATGTGCCTGTCCATGTTCTGGCACTTCCTGGATGTGGTCTGGATCGGCGTATTCACTGTGGTCTACCTGATGGGAGTCCTGCCATGA